A window of Caldisericaceae bacterium genomic DNA:
TATTGCAAATGCGACTGGTTGTTTAGAAGTTACTTCTACAATCTACCCATTCACTGCTTGGAATGTCCCATGGGTCCATTTAACTTTTGAAAACGCTGCAGCGGTTGCTTCTGGAGTAGAAACAGCGTTAAAGGCTTTTAAAAAGAGAGGAAAAATTGATACAGATGTGAATATTATTGCAATTGGTGGAGATGGTGGGACTTACGATATCGGTTTCCAGGCTTTATCGGGAGCACTTGAAAGAGGTCATAAATTTATGTATGTGGTTTACGATAATGAAGGTTATATGAATACAGGAAACCAGAGAAGTGCTGCAACTCCTTTTGCTGCAAATACTACTACTGCACCTGCAGGAAGAGTAAGTTTCGGAAAGCCGCAGTGGAGAAAAAATATTGTTGAAATTGCTGCAGCCCATAGAATTCAATATGCAGCACAAGCTGCTTTACATAATTTACCCGATCTCTACAATAAGGCAAAGAAAGGATTTGAGTCAAATGGTCCGGCTTTTCTTGCTGTATTTCAGCCTTGCACTACTAACTGGCACTATGACCCTGCTTTAACGGTTCAATATTCAAGACTCGCAGCAGAGACTAATTTCTGGCCTTTGTATGAAATTGAAAACGGTAGAGTTCACATTAATTTTAAACCAAAAGAGAGAAAACCTATTGAGGAATTTTTAAAAGGACAAGGCAGATTTAAGCATCTTTTTAAAGAGGAAAATAAACATATTATTGAAGAAATGCAGAAAACTATTGATGAAGAATGGGAAAGATTGTTGAAATTAGAAGAAACTGGTGTACAGATATAGTAGATATTTTTGTTGTTAAGCCCTCTTTTAGGGGGCTTTTTTATTTTAAATATTCTTCTATAATAAAAACAAAAAAGAGGTGATATATGGAATATCAGGCTGAATTTGGAGTTTTTGGGGGTTCAGGTTTTTACTCATTCTTAGATAATATTAAAGAGATAAAAGTCGAGACACCATACGGTCCGCCATCTGATCTTATCGCAGTTGGTGAATATAAAGGTAAAAGTGTTGCTTTCTTACCAAGACATGGAAAACTACATCAGTATCCTCCTCATAAGATTCCTTATAGAGCAAATTTATGGGCTTTTAAAGAGCTTGGAGTTAAAAGGATTATTGCACCAACTGCAGTGGGAAGTTTGCAAACTGATTACAAGGTTGGAGATTTTGTTGTTACCGATCAATTCGTTGATTTTACAAGTGGAAGAGACTGCACGTTTTACGAAGGGCCAATAACAACACATATTAGTCTTGCAGAGCCATATTGTCCTGAACTTAGGAGTATCGCAATTAATGGCCTCAAAGAACTTGGTGTAAGGTTTCATGAGACTGGGACAGTTGTCGTTGTGCAAGGCCCAAGGTTTTCAACTAAGGCAGAATCAATGTTTTTTACCAAATCAGGTTTTCACATTATAAACATGACTCAGTACCCCGAGGTTGTCCTTGCAAGAGAACTTGAAATGTGTTATGTTAATATATCTGTTGTTACAGATTACGATGTAGGTATAGTTGCTGAAGGTAGTGTTGAACCAGTTTCTCAAGAAATTGTTTTGAAAAAATTTAATGAAAACATCGGAACTTTAAAAGAGCTCATTAAATACATTATAGAGAACACCCCACATGAACGCCATTGCGGTTGTAAAGATGCATTGAAGAATGCTCGTCTTGCGGAATAAATAATGCTTCCTCTTAAAGATACACAACCAACTAAAACATTTCCCTTTATTACTATTTTATTAATTTTAGCAAACTCCTTAATATTCTTTGATGTGTATTCTAATGCTCAGTCAAGTGTATCTCCCTCTCAATATCTTGCTTCTTTTTACTATAAATACGGTTTTGTTCCTTCAAGGCTTTTCCCTTTGAACAATCCATCAACACTACTTACCTTTATTACTTCACTATTTTTACATGGTAGCTTTATGCACCTTGCGGGTAATATGCTTTTTTTGTGGATTTTTGGAAACAACGTGGAAGATTACTTTGGGCATCTCTACTTCACTATTTTTTATTTGATTTCTGGAATTTTTGCTACTTTTTTTCAAACTTTTACAATGGGGCTTTCTTCTAATGTTCCGATCATTGGTGCAAGTGGGGCAATTGCAGGTATCATGGGTGCGTATTTCTTGCTTTATCCAAGGTCTCGTATAAAAACACTTATTTTTATAGTATTCTTTATTACACTTGTAGATATCCCTGCACCAGTATATTTACTTATCTGGTTATTGATGCAATTGTATGAAGGCTTTACAAGTTTTGGTGCAGCAAGTGGTGTTGCCTTTTTCGCCCATATTGGCGGCTTTTTGTTCGGTTATCTATATACTTTAATTTTGCGTAAAAGTAAAAAAACCTATTATGTTTGATCCATCGAATTTTGACTCTGAGTTAAGAAAAGTAAAGCGAAAATTAAAACTCTTAGAAAACTTTACATCAATAGGGTCTCTTTTGACGTTTGAGGAACTCCTTTCTGTTCGGGGGTTTAACTCATTGAAGAAATTTGAAAAAGAAGAAGAAGACAGTTTTCTTTTAAATTTTAAAAAGGATCTCAGAAGTTATCACAAAAGAAGATTCCTTGCCGATTTATTTGTTAATAGAAAGTTTGATGAATTTAGTCTTACTCTTCTTAAGAATAAATGGGAGATTAAAGATGTCTTCATAAAAAAATTAATCGAAAAAGAGACAATTAAAAAAGAAGGAAATACTTACGTTTTAAATATTTCTTATCAAAATTTTGGAACATTAATGCAAGTTTATATTGCAAAGTACCTAAAAGAAAAATTCGGTTTTGATTATATACTTAATGTAAAACTTAGGGATATTAAAAGTGGTGGTGATATTGATATCCTTCTTAAAAAAGGTCTTAGTTTGTTTTCTGTTGAAATTAAGGAAAGTCCTCCTAACAATGTAACTCTGTCTGAACTAAAATTGATTTTAGAAAGATACATGGAACTTGATCCCGATTATTTTCTCCTGATTATTGATACCACTCTTTCTATTAAAAGGAATATAGTTGATAATTTTGTAAATCTTTTAAATACTACAGAACAGAGGTTAAGAGAAGGTGTAGTAGAATTTTTTTCAAATTTCTACATTATAACTGCAAAGCGAGATCTCTTTTCAAATATTGATTTTGTTTTTAATAGAATTTTACCATAATTTTTTATATTACAATAAAAGCATCTTGACTAAAATTAAATTTTTGGTAAATTATTAGCAGATAAGATATTGGAGTGCTAATTAGGAGGAAAAACATGAGTAAAAATGAAGAAAAGAAAGATAAAAATGTCGTTAGTGGTGAGGAAATCTCTGAGCCTAAAGTAGAGGAAAGCACTCAAAAAGCTGAAGGAAACGAGCTTGAGAAAAGGGTTAAACAAATGGAAGAGCTTTTAAAAGAGAAAGATGACGAAAATTTTAATTTAAAAATGGAAAACATTAAGCTAAAAGAAAAGTTAAGACAAGAAGGCGAAATTTTTGAAAGAGAAACGAAAAGAAGGATTTTGTTAGAGCGAATAAAAATATTTAAAGAGTTTTTAGAGATTTTAGATAACATTGAAAGAGCTTTTGCAACATTAGAAGGAGACTCGGAACAGTTGAAAGGGATACTACTTATCAAGGAACAACTTGATAAGTTTTTAAAATCGTTCGGTGTAAGAGAAATGGATGTTGAAAATAAACCTTTTAATCCTAATATTTGCGATGTTGGGGAAGTAGTAGAAACCGATGAACGTTCACCAAATACGGTTATTAAAACACTACGAAAAGGCTATTATATTGGTGACGATATTCTTAGAACAGCAGTTGTAAGCGTTGCTGTTCCTAAAAATAAAAATTCAAATTCTGAAAATCAAAAATAATAAACATTTAGGAGGTGAATTATGGGAAGAATTATTGGAATTGATCTTGGAACAAGTAACTCCGCTGCAGCAGTTATGATAGGTGGTAAACCCAATATTATCCCTGCAGCAGAAGGTCCAAGTGTAGCCGGTAAAACTGTTCCTTCAGTTATTGCTTTTACAAAAGATGGTCAGGTTCTTGTAGGAGAACCTGCAAGAAGACAGGCAACAATCAACCCGGAGGGCACTATTACTGGCATAAAGAGAAAAATGGGAACCAAAGAAAAGATTACAATTTTTGGTAAGGAATACACACCAGAGCAGATTTCTGCTTTTATCCTTCAAAAGATCAAAAAAGATGCGGAAGCGTTTTTAGGTGAAAAGGTTGAGAAAGCTGTTATTACGGTTCCCGCGTATTTCAATGATGACCAAAGACAGGCAACAAAAAATGCTGGAGAAATTGCAGGACTTGAAGTGGTGCGTCTTGTAAACGAACCCACTGCAGCAGCTTTTGCTTACGGGCTTGATAGAGCTGATAAAGAGCTTAAGATTCTTGTTTTTGATTTTGGTGGTGGAACACTCGATGTTACCATTATGGATTTTGGGGGAGGTGTTTTCCAGGTTCGATCAACTGCTGGCAACACAAAACTCGGTGGTCGTGATATGGATGAAGCTTTGGTTAACTACATCCTTGAAGAGTTCAAAAAGGATTCTGGTATTGATTTAAGAAATGACAATATGGCAATGGTAAGGATTAGGGAAGCGGCAGAAAAAGCAAAGATCGAGTTATCATCGGTCCTTGAAACTCAAATCAATTTACCTTTTATTACAGCCGATGCAACTGGACCAAAGCATCTTGTTATGAATATTACAAGGGCAAAATTAGAGGCACTTGTTGAACCTATTATAAAAGAATGCGCAGGACCAATGGAACAAGCAATTAGAGATGCTGGTTTAACTCCTTCCCAAATTGATAAGGTTATTCTTGTTGGCGGCCCTACCAAGATGCCTATTGTGCAGAAGTTTGTTGCTGACTATATTGGAAAACAACCTGAAAGAGGAATCGACCCGATGGAATGTGTAGCAATGGGTGCTGCAATACAAGCAGGTATAATTGAAGGAGAAGTTAAAAACGTTGTGCTTGTTGATGTAGTTCCACTCTCTCTTGGTATTGAAACTCTTGGAGGTATATTCACTAAAATGATTGAGAGAAATACTGCCATTCCTACTTCAAAAACACAGGTATTTACTACAGCTGCCGACAACCAAACAAGTGTAGAAGTCCATATTTTACAAGGTGAACGTCCTCTTGCAAAAGATAATCTATCGTTAGGAAGATTTGTTCTTGACGGTATTCCACCTGCGCCTCGTGGTGTGCCTCAGATTGAAGTTACGTATGCAGTTGACGAAAATGGGATTTTACACGTTACTGCAAAAGATCTTGCTACAGGCAAAGAACAGAAAATTACTGTGACTAACTCTAATAAACTATCAAAAGAAGAGGTTGAGAGAATGAAAAGTGAAGCAGAAAAGTTTGCAGAGGCAGACAAAAAGAGAGCAGAAGAAATTGAGGTCAAAAATAGTGGTGATACCCTCGTATATTCTGGAAGAAAATTCCTTAAAGATTATGGAGATAAAATTAATCCTAACGATAAGACAACACTCGAAAACGAATTGAATGAACTTGAAAAATACGTAAAGGAAGATAATATAGAAATGATTAAATCCAAGATGGATGCCGTTAACCAGTTAATGTCGAGGATTGGTCAAGATATGTATAAGCAGAGTGGAGGAAATACAGGAGGACAGACCCCAAGTTAGTGTGGTATAATTAAACTATGGCAAATAAAGATTATTATGAAATTCTTGGGGTTTCTAAAAACGCAACCCAAGATGAAATTAAGAAAAAATACAGGGAATTGGTGATAAAGTATCACCCCGACCTTAATAAGAATAATCCTGATGCTGCCAAAAAAATGGCAGAAATTAACGAAGCATATGAGGTATTAAGTGATCCTGAAAAAAGAAGGCAGTACGACCAGTTTGGGGCTGTAGGAGCAAATGTAGGTGGGTTTGGTGCTTCCTACGGCCCTTCTTACGGATTTGGCGAAGATCTTTTTTCTGATATCGAAGATATTTTGAGGAATTTTGGATTCGGAGGTTTTGGATTTGAAGGGACAAGAGAACGCAATATAAGAGGAGAAGATATTCAAGTAGAAATTAAAATACCTTTTAAAGAAGCTATTTTAGGAGTTAAAAAAGTAATTCAAGTAAACAGAAAAGATACTTGTCCTGTTTGTAAAGGCACGGGTGCTGAACCTGGAAGTGGTGCAACCACATGTCCTACATGTCATGGAACAGGTGTAGTTACAAAAAGGCAGAGGACTCCCTTTGGAGAATTTGTTGTTCAAACTACATGTCCTACTTGTCATGGAAGTGGCAATGTCATTAAAGAAAAGTGCCATAATTGTGGTGGCACAGGAGTTGTAGATACTACATCTAAAATTGAGATCACTATACCGCCAAATACTGAGGATGGAAGTGTTATAAGAGTAAGAGGTTATGGAAATAAAGTTCCTTCGGGTGGAGTTGCAGGAGATTTATACGTTCGTGTTGTAGTAGAAAATGATCCAAGGTTTATAAGGGAAGGTAATAAAATTTACTATATTGCACATATCTCTGTTCCTGAAGCCGTGCTTGGCACAAAGATAAAAGTTCCGCTTATTGAAGGTGGTGATGAGTCGGTTGAAATTCAAGCTGGTACTCAGAATGGCACTGAATTGACAATAAAAGGGTCGATTATTTCAAGAAAAAAATACGATTATATTGTGAAAGTTATAGTTGATATACCAACAAGAATCACTAGTGAAGAGGCAATGTACTACGAGAAATTAAAGGAGATAAGTGAAGCAAAGAATTTTAGAAGGCAAGACTAAAGTAGTTGTAACTCTAGGTCCTTCCTCATCCTCGAAAGAAATACTTAGAGAATTTTTTAGATTGGGAGTTGATGTTTTTAGGCTGAATTTTTCTCATGGAAGCTTTGAAGAACATTTAGAAAGAATAAATATCATAAGAGAATTAGAAGAGGAATTTGGTACAAAAGTTTCTATCCTCCAAGACCTTCAAGGGCCTAAAATACGCTTGGAAACATTCAAAGATGGTCTTGCTATCTTAAAAGAGGGTTCGCAATTTATTTTATCGAAAACTAGTGTTTTAGGCGACGATAAAACCGCAAGCTTGACGTATCCTGAGGTTTTGGAAGATGTCAAAGTAGGTGATGAGGTCTATATAAATGATGGCTTAGTTAAGTTAAAGGTTTTAGCAAAAAAAGAAGACCATGTAATTACAGAAGTTATGCAGGGAGGAGAAGTTTCAGACCATAAGGGAGTGAATTTTCCCCATTCAAGAATTCAGATAAAAGCAATTACAGAAAAAGACTTATCCGATCTTAAATTTGGTATAGAAAATGGTGTAGATATAGTTGCTCTTTCTTTTGTGCGATCAAAAAACGATGTTGCTGAGTTGAGAAATTATATGCAACGGTTTGGACGTTTACTACCCATAGTTTCAAAAGTCGAAAAATGGGAGGCAATAGAAAATTTTCCTGAAATACTCAGCGAATCAGATGCAGTAATGGTTGCGCGTGGTGATTTGGGTGTTGAAGTCCCTGTTAGAAAAGTGCCGTTGTTACAAAAAGAATTAATAAAACTCTCCAATGATAAAGGAGTGCCTGTTATCACTGCAACACAAATGCTTGCCTCAATGACTGAAGAGCAATTTCCAACAAGAGCCGAAGTTACTGATGTTGCGAATGCAATCTTTGATGGAAGTGATGCCGTTATGCTTTCAAATGAAACGGCATCAGGTAAGTATCCTGTCTTGGCTTTATCGATGATGAGAAGTATTATTAAAGAGGTAGAAAATAGTAAATTTTTTTCTATAAGTATTAAGAACCTTGACCCCGAATTTTATGAAAGTAATCTTCAAGAAGTTTTAGCAAAATCTGTTAAGGATATTACAAGTCAATTTAAAATTAATTTAATCATTGTTGCAACAGAAAGTGGTAAGACTGCAAGATTAATATCAAAGTATAAACCAAATGTTCCCATTCTTGCTTTGACCCCTAAGGAAGAGGCACTAAGATTGTTAAATTTAAAATGGGGAGTTTTCTCCTACCTTGTTAAACCTTTTTCTTCTGTGGATGAAATTCTTGATTATGCTCCTAAGATTGCATTGGAGCTTGGAATTCTTTCAGTTGGTCAAAGTTATTTAATTGCCTGTGGTACACATACAGGAGTTTCTGGAACAACAAACCTTATAAAGATAGATAAAGTTTAGAGTAAACAATACTTTTTAAAACTTTTTTAAGGGCTCATATTTTTGAGCCCTTAAATTTTTTAAAAAATGTTTAATTTTTTTAAAGTAATTATTGACAAAATTAAAAAATATATTAAAATTATTTAGGTGATGAAAATGAAAAAGAAAATAATTAGTATTTGCCCCATTTGTGGCAATCCTTTAACCATAACTGAACTTAAGTGTAATCATTGTGGCACTGTTATTCAAGGTTCTTTTGAGTTTGATAGGTTTATGTCTTTAGATGATGAGGATAGAGAGTTTTTAATTGAATTTTTAAAATCCAGGGGAAACATAAAAGAAGTTCAAGCAAGACTTGATATTTCATATCCGACTGCAAAAGCAAGACTTGATAAACTTCTTAAAAATCTCAATTTGTTTGAGGAATCCAGTCAAAATGAAATGAGTAAGGAAGAAATTCTTTCAAAAATTGAAAAAGGGGAAATCACAGTTGATGAAGCAATTAAATTGTTAGGAGGTGAAAAAAGTGAATGAAGATATTTATAAAAGAATTGAAGAAATGTTTTCTAAAGGAAAAATTACTGAACAAGAAAAAGAACGTTTGATTAAGGCTTTTCTTCAAACTGAAAAGCAGTTTAGCGGTGTAAACGAGATTGAAATTCGATTAAAAACTTCTGATATAGAGTTAGAAGGAGTTAGTGACCTCTATGATATAAATTTTGAAGAAGGATATTTAAACATTACAAAAGAAAATCAAAAACTTATCCTTAAGTCTCCACTTAGCGAACCTAAAATGATAAAAATTTTAATTCCATTTAAAATAAATATAAGATTAAAGGGTATTAGTTCGGATATAAAAATTTCAAATATATTAGGCCATGTTGAAGTGCAATCTGTTAGTTCTGATATTGAACTTAATAATATTTCTGAATCAGTATTGGTTTCAGTTATTTCAGGTGATATTAAGGCTTCTAATATTTTTGGGAAGGCAGATATAAACACAAAAAGTGGCGATATTCTTGTTAAGAGTTCTAAATTAAATGCTTTTTTAAAGACTTATTCTGGAGATATAAGTTGTATTGATTCGGAATTTGATAGTTCTCGTTTTAGTTCCTTTAAAGGAGATATCAGTTATGAAAATTGCCTATTTAAAAATGAAAATTTAGCTAATACATATTTTGGTGATATCAAGTTAGAAAAATGCCCAAATAGTTTTAGTGTGTTAGGGAATACTGTTTTAGGCGAAATAAAGGGTACATTGCAAAAACTAAACGAGAAAGATGTTCTAAAGGTCGAGACGAAGTTTGGTGATGTATTGAAGGAAGATTAAGATGATGGTTAAGTACTTTTAGTAAGGAGGAATTTATGAACAAAATTGAAAAAATTTTAGACATGCTACATGAAGGGAAGATTTCAAAAGATGATGCGGTCAAATTAATTGAAGCCGTAGTTGATAGGGATAAAGAGAGTATTAAGGTCGATAAGAAAAGGCTTTTTAGGATTTCTGTTGTAGAAGATGGAAAAACAAGAGAATCACTCAACGTACCCATTAGTCTTCTTAAATTTTTTCTAAAAACCGCAAAAGTTTTGAATAAAAACTATATTGAAATTGAAGGTCAAGAAATTCCTATTGACATAAACGAACTTGAAAATATTTTAAATGCCCCTGATTTCAAAGGAAAACTTTTTGATATTAACTCAAATGAAGATGGCAAAAATTTTCAAGTTGTTATAGAGGCTCTATAAAGAGGTGAATAATGCGAAAACTATCAAGAGAAGAGATATTAACATTACATCCAGTAAAAGCAATGTTCATATTGGGTTTTCCTTTAATGCTTTCTCAGATTCTTTTTACACTCTACAATTTAGTTGATACATTCTTTCTTGGACATTTGGGTAAAGAATTATCTGGTAACGCTGTTGCTGGATTACAGATTTCTTTTCCAATTATTTGGTTTTTAATTTCATTTGTTATAGGTTTTGGTTTTGCAGGTATTGCGCTTGTTGCACAATTTACAGGGG
This region includes:
- the pyk gene encoding pyruvate kinase, whose product is MKQRILEGKTKVVVTLGPSSSSKEILREFFRLGVDVFRLNFSHGSFEEHLERINIIRELEEEFGTKVSILQDLQGPKIRLETFKDGLAILKEGSQFILSKTSVLGDDKTASLTYPEVLEDVKVGDEVYINDGLVKLKVLAKKEDHVITEVMQGGEVSDHKGVNFPHSRIQIKAITEKDLSDLKFGIENGVDIVALSFVRSKNDVAELRNYMQRFGRLLPIVSKVEKWEAIENFPEILSESDAVMVARGDLGVEVPVRKVPLLQKELIKLSNDKGVPVITATQMLASMTEEQFPTRAEVTDVANAIFDGSDAVMLSNETASGKYPVLALSMMRSIIKEVENSKFFSISIKNLDPEFYESNLQEVLAKSVKDITSQFKINLIIVATESGKTARLISKYKPNVPILALTPKEEALRLLNLKWGVFSYLVKPFSSVDEILDYAPKIALELGILSVGQSYLIACGTHTGVSGTTNLIKIDKV
- a CDS encoding DUF2089 domain-containing protein produces the protein MKKKIISICPICGNPLTITELKCNHCGTVIQGSFEFDRFMSLDDEDREFLIEFLKSRGNIKEVQARLDISYPTAKARLDKLLKNLNLFEESSQNEMSKEEILSKIEKGEITVDEAIKLLGGEKSE
- a CDS encoding rhomboid family intramembrane serine protease, coding for MLPLKDTQPTKTFPFITILLILANSLIFFDVYSNAQSSVSPSQYLASFYYKYGFVPSRLFPLNNPSTLLTFITSLFLHGSFMHLAGNMLFLWIFGNNVEDYFGHLYFTIFYLISGIFATFFQTFTMGLSSNVPIIGASGAIAGIMGAYFLLYPRSRIKTLIFIVFFITLVDIPAPVYLLIWLLMQLYEGFTSFGAASGVAFFAHIGGFLFGYLYTLILRKSKKTYYV
- the dnaJ gene encoding molecular chaperone DnaJ, which produces MANKDYYEILGVSKNATQDEIKKKYRELVIKYHPDLNKNNPDAAKKMAEINEAYEVLSDPEKRRQYDQFGAVGANVGGFGASYGPSYGFGEDLFSDIEDILRNFGFGGFGFEGTRERNIRGEDIQVEIKIPFKEAILGVKKVIQVNRKDTCPVCKGTGAEPGSGATTCPTCHGTGVVTKRQRTPFGEFVVQTTCPTCHGSGNVIKEKCHNCGGTGVVDTTSKIEITIPPNTEDGSVIRVRGYGNKVPSGGVAGDLYVRVVVENDPRFIREGNKIYYIAHISVPEAVLGTKIKVPLIEGGDESVEIQAGTQNGTELTIKGSIISRKKYDYIVKVIVDIPTRITSEEAMYYEKLKEISEAKNFRRQD
- a CDS encoding DUF4097 domain-containing protein; this encodes MNEDIYKRIEEMFSKGKITEQEKERLIKAFLQTEKQFSGVNEIEIRLKTSDIELEGVSDLYDINFEEGYLNITKENQKLILKSPLSEPKMIKILIPFKINIRLKGISSDIKISNILGHVEVQSVSSDIELNNISESVLVSVISGDIKASNIFGKADINTKSGDILVKSSKLNAFLKTYSGDISCIDSEFDSSRFSSFKGDISYENCLFKNENLANTYFGDIKLEKCPNSFSVLGNTVLGEIKGTLQKLNEKDVLKVETKFGDVLKED
- a CDS encoding S-methyl-5'-thioadenosine phosphorylase — translated: MEYQAEFGVFGGSGFYSFLDNIKEIKVETPYGPPSDLIAVGEYKGKSVAFLPRHGKLHQYPPHKIPYRANLWAFKELGVKRIIAPTAVGSLQTDYKVGDFVVTDQFVDFTSGRDCTFYEGPITTHISLAEPYCPELRSIAINGLKELGVRFHETGTVVVVQGPRFSTKAESMFFTKSGFHIINMTQYPEVVLARELEMCYVNISVVTDYDVGIVAEGSVEPVSQEIVLKKFNENIGTLKELIKYIIENTPHERHCGCKDALKNARLAE
- a CDS encoding pyruvate ferredoxin oxidoreductase (catalyzes the formation of acetyl-CoA from pyruvate and coenzyme A), with translation MATIQEIVTKEKPLVSGHRMCAGCGIPPIVNTIIAASDKPVVIANATGCLEVTSTIYPFTAWNVPWVHLTFENAAAVASGVETALKAFKKRGKIDTDVNIIAIGGDGGTYDIGFQALSGALERGHKFMYVVYDNEGYMNTGNQRSAATPFAANTTTAPAGRVSFGKPQWRKNIVEIAAAHRIQYAAQAALHNLPDLYNKAKKGFESNGPAFLAVFQPCTTNWHYDPALTVQYSRLAAETNFWPLYEIENGRVHINFKPKERKPIEEFLKGQGRFKHLFKEENKHIIEEMQKTIDEEWERLLKLEETGVQI
- the dnaK gene encoding molecular chaperone DnaK, coding for MGRIIGIDLGTSNSAAAVMIGGKPNIIPAAEGPSVAGKTVPSVIAFTKDGQVLVGEPARRQATINPEGTITGIKRKMGTKEKITIFGKEYTPEQISAFILQKIKKDAEAFLGEKVEKAVITVPAYFNDDQRQATKNAGEIAGLEVVRLVNEPTAAAFAYGLDRADKELKILVFDFGGGTLDVTIMDFGGGVFQVRSTAGNTKLGGRDMDEALVNYILEEFKKDSGIDLRNDNMAMVRIREAAEKAKIELSSVLETQINLPFITADATGPKHLVMNITRAKLEALVEPIIKECAGPMEQAIRDAGLTPSQIDKVILVGGPTKMPIVQKFVADYIGKQPERGIDPMECVAMGAAIQAGIIEGEVKNVVLVDVVPLSLGIETLGGIFTKMIERNTAIPTSKTQVFTTAADNQTSVEVHILQGERPLAKDNLSLGRFVLDGIPPAPRGVPQIEVTYAVDENGILHVTAKDLATGKEQKITVTNSNKLSKEEVERMKSEAEKFAEADKKRAEEIEVKNSGDTLVYSGRKFLKDYGDKINPNDKTTLENELNELEKYVKEDNIEMIKSKMDAVNQLMSRIGQDMYKQSGGNTGGQTPS
- the grpE gene encoding nucleotide exchange factor GrpE, which translates into the protein MSKNEEKKDKNVVSGEEISEPKVEESTQKAEGNELEKRVKQMEELLKEKDDENFNLKMENIKLKEKLRQEGEIFERETKRRILLERIKIFKEFLEILDNIERAFATLEGDSEQLKGILLIKEQLDKFLKSFGVREMDVENKPFNPNICDVGEVVETDERSPNTVIKTLRKGYYIGDDILRTAVVSVAVPKNKNSNSENQK